From Streptomyces sp. 6-11-2, one genomic window encodes:
- a CDS encoding FAD-binding oxidoreductase encodes MDMLWSGWGEPARATPLPEPVTGLLRDVLGVKPREAGPVALEEIRVPASPLTADALRALGEAVGDEAHVRTDAESRIRHTRGKSTPDLLRIRDGDVTDVPAAVVLPADHDDVLAVLRACAAHGLALVPFGGGTSVVGGLAPERRRPFVALDLRRMNRLLALDPVSRTATLQTGLRAPDAEALLAEHGFTLGHFPQSYEWATLGGFAAARSSGQASAGYGRFDDMVLGLTLATPEGTVEAGRAPRSAAGPDLRQLVLGSEGAFGVITAVTVRLCPLPQTRVYEGWRFASFEEGAAALRRLAQDGPRPTVLRLSDETETLIGLAQPDAIGALDVRQGTGCQAIAGYEGTAEDTAHRRRRAAAVLRECGGTHLGEEPGERWAHGRYSAPYLRDSLLDAGAFAETLETAAFWSRIPGLYASVRGALTATLTESGTPPLVMCHISHVYENGASLYFTVVSAQGEDPVAHWAPAKRAANEAILAAGGTISHHHGVGTDHRDGYVREAGPLAIEALRAVKRRLDPDGLLNPGVLLPLD; translated from the coding sequence ATGGACATGCTGTGGAGCGGCTGGGGCGAACCGGCCAGGGCCACACCGCTGCCCGAGCCGGTGACCGGACTCCTGCGCGACGTGCTCGGCGTCAAGCCCCGCGAGGCCGGTCCGGTCGCCCTGGAGGAGATCCGCGTCCCCGCCTCGCCGCTGACCGCGGACGCGCTCCGCGCCCTGGGCGAGGCCGTGGGCGACGAGGCGCACGTCCGCACCGACGCCGAGTCCCGGATCCGCCACACCCGCGGCAAGTCCACCCCGGACCTGCTGCGCATCAGGGACGGCGACGTCACCGACGTCCCGGCGGCCGTGGTGCTCCCCGCGGACCACGACGACGTACTCGCCGTGCTGCGCGCCTGCGCCGCCCACGGCCTGGCCCTCGTTCCGTTCGGCGGCGGCACCTCCGTCGTCGGCGGTCTCGCCCCCGAGCGCCGCCGCCCCTTCGTCGCCCTGGACCTGCGCCGTATGAACCGGCTGCTCGCCCTGGACCCGGTCTCCCGCACCGCCACCCTGCAAACGGGCCTGCGCGCCCCGGACGCGGAGGCGCTGCTGGCCGAACACGGCTTCACCCTCGGCCACTTCCCCCAGTCCTACGAGTGGGCCACCCTCGGCGGGTTCGCCGCCGCCCGCTCCAGCGGGCAGGCCTCGGCCGGCTACGGCCGCTTCGACGACATGGTGCTCGGCCTCACCCTCGCCACCCCCGAGGGCACCGTCGAGGCGGGCCGCGCCCCGCGCTCGGCGGCCGGACCCGACCTGCGCCAGCTCGTCCTCGGCTCAGAGGGCGCGTTCGGTGTCATCACCGCGGTGACCGTGCGCCTGTGCCCCCTCCCGCAGACCCGTGTGTACGAGGGCTGGCGCTTCGCCTCCTTCGAGGAGGGCGCCGCCGCCCTGCGACGGCTCGCCCAGGACGGGCCGCGCCCGACCGTGCTGCGTCTGTCCGACGAGACCGAGACCCTGATCGGCCTCGCCCAGCCCGACGCCATCGGAGCCCTGGACGTCCGGCAGGGCACCGGCTGCCAGGCGATCGCGGGCTACGAGGGCACCGCGGAGGACACCGCCCACCGCAGGCGACGTGCCGCGGCCGTGCTGCGCGAGTGCGGCGGCACCCACCTGGGCGAGGAGCCGGGGGAGCGCTGGGCGCACGGCCGCTACTCGGCGCCCTACCTGCGCGACTCCCTCCTGGACGCCGGCGCGTTCGCCGAGACGCTGGAGACCGCCGCGTTCTGGTCCCGGATCCCCGGGCTGTACGCCTCCGTCCGCGGGGCGCTGACCGCCACGCTCACCGAGTCGGGCACCCCGCCCCTGGTGATGTGCCACATCTCGCACGTCTACGAGAACGGCGCCTCGCTGTACTTCACCGTGGTCAGCGCCCAGGGCGAGGATCCGGTGGCGCACTGGGCGCCCGCCAAGCGGGCCGCGAACGAGGCCATCCTCGCCGCGGGCGGCACCATCAGCCACCATCACGGGGTGGGCACCGACCACCGGGACGGGTACGTCCGGGAGGCCGGACCGCTCGCCATCGAGGCCCTGCGGGCCGTCAAACGCCGACTGGACCCCGACGGACTGCTGAACCCCGGCGTTCTGCTGCCCCTCGACTGA
- a CDS encoding TetR/AcrR family transcriptional regulator, with product MTPIRHNGSDRPDHSDGDPVLDAVRDCVLAVGVRRTTLTDVARRAGVSRMTLYRRWPDVRSLVGDLMTREWIAVAVGAMPERRPGTNARALIVDGLVAGVRAFRAHPLFRKIVDVDPELLLPYVLDRRGASQEALLSLLAGHLREGHAHGSVRAGHTERQARSLLLVVQSFTLSLRTMTEEDEPELDGEAFLAELRTILERTLTP from the coding sequence ATGACGCCTATTCGTCACAACGGTTCGGACCGGCCGGACCACTCGGACGGTGATCCCGTACTCGACGCCGTGCGCGACTGCGTCCTGGCCGTCGGCGTCCGGCGTACGACCCTGACGGACGTGGCCCGCCGCGCGGGCGTGTCCCGGATGACGCTCTACCGCCGCTGGCCCGATGTGCGGTCCCTCGTCGGCGACCTGATGACGCGGGAATGGATCGCCGTGGCCGTCGGGGCGATGCCGGAGCGCAGGCCCGGGACGAACGCGCGCGCGCTGATCGTCGACGGGCTCGTGGCCGGGGTGAGGGCGTTCCGCGCCCACCCGCTCTTCCGCAAGATCGTCGACGTGGACCCCGAACTGCTCCTCCCCTATGTGCTGGACCGCCGGGGAGCCAGCCAGGAGGCCCTGCTCTCCCTGCTCGCCGGCCACCTGCGCGAGGGCCACGCCCACGGGTCGGTGCGCGCCGGTCACACCGAGCGGCAAGCTCGGTCCCTGCTGCTGGTCGTGCAGTCCTTCACGCTGTCGCTGCGCACCATGACCGAGGAGGACGAGCCCGAACTGGACGGCGAGGCCTTCCTCGCGGAACTGCGGACCATCCTGGAGAGGACCCTGACGCCATGA
- a CDS encoding glycerol-3-phosphate dehydrogenase/oxidase, with protein MSFGNDPAVPAQTAPGTSLTAARRARELARTVGGPAVDVLVVGLGATGAGAALDAAARGLSVAAIDAHDLAFGTSRWSSKLVHGGLRYLASAQFDVAHESAVERGVLMERTAPHLVAAQPFVLPLTPLVSRGQAALAWAGFRAGDGLRLAARTARATLPVPRRLSAVETRHLAPAVRGTGLRGGLLSWDGRLTDDARLVTAIARTAAARGTRVLTRVRALELTGSGARVRDELTGEEGEIRARAVINASGVWAGGLVDGIRIRPSRGTHLVLRSGLLGPLPAGLHIPVPGETNRFVLVLPQDDGRVYAGLTDEPVEGGVPDVPEVPESDVGFLLDVLASALDVPIRRDDVAGAFAGLRPLLDTTPATGSASAPRTSDISRRHAVLTSPDGVVTVVGGKLTTYRRMAEDAVDTAVAAHGLGAGPSPTAALPLVGAASPRILAALRAPHRLVRRYGTEAPTVHALGTRDPRLRAPVLEGHPVTRAELLWAVRQEGALDESDLLDRRTRIGLVPSDRTTALEAAREVLGETLGSR; from the coding sequence ATGAGCTTCGGCAACGACCCGGCCGTCCCCGCGCAGACGGCTCCGGGCACCTCGCTCACCGCCGCCCGCCGCGCCCGCGAACTGGCCCGGACCGTCGGCGGTCCGGCCGTGGACGTCCTGGTCGTAGGTCTCGGCGCGACCGGCGCCGGGGCCGCCCTGGACGCCGCGGCGCGCGGATTGAGCGTCGCCGCGATCGACGCCCACGACCTGGCCTTCGGCACCTCCCGCTGGAGTTCGAAACTCGTCCACGGCGGACTGCGCTACCTCGCCTCCGCCCAGTTCGACGTCGCCCACGAGAGCGCGGTCGAACGCGGTGTGCTGATGGAGCGCACCGCTCCCCATCTGGTCGCCGCCCAGCCGTTCGTCCTGCCCCTCACGCCGCTCGTCTCGCGCGGCCAGGCCGCCCTGGCCTGGGCCGGCTTCCGCGCGGGCGACGGACTGCGGCTGGCGGCGCGCACCGCCCGTGCCACCCTGCCGGTGCCGCGCAGGCTGTCCGCCGTGGAGACCCGCCATCTCGCGCCCGCCGTGCGCGGCACCGGGCTGCGCGGCGGTCTGCTGTCCTGGGACGGGCGGCTCACCGACGACGCCCGCCTGGTGACCGCGATCGCCCGTACGGCGGCGGCTCGCGGCACCCGCGTCCTGACCCGGGTCCGGGCCCTGGAACTCACCGGTTCCGGCGCCCGGGTGCGTGACGAACTGACCGGCGAGGAGGGCGAGATCCGGGCCCGGGCCGTGATCAACGCCTCCGGAGTGTGGGCGGGCGGCCTGGTGGACGGCATCCGGATCCGGCCCTCCCGCGGCACCCACCTCGTGCTGCGCTCCGGCCTGCTCGGTCCCCTGCCGGCCGGGCTGCACATCCCGGTCCCCGGGGAGACCAACCGCTTCGTCCTGGTCCTGCCGCAGGACGACGGCCGGGTCTACGCCGGGCTCACCGACGAGCCCGTCGAGGGCGGCGTCCCGGACGTGCCGGAGGTCCCCGAGTCCGACGTCGGCTTCCTGCTCGACGTGCTGGCCTCCGCCCTCGACGTGCCGATACGCCGCGACGACGTGGCCGGCGCCTTCGCGGGCCTGCGTCCCCTGCTGGACACCACGCCGGCGACCGGATCCGCCTCGGCGCCCCGGACCTCGGACATCTCCCGCAGGCACGCGGTGCTCACCTCGCCGGACGGTGTGGTCACCGTGGTGGGCGGCAAGCTCACCACCTACCGGCGCATGGCCGAGGACGCCGTCGACACCGCCGTCGCCGCGCACGGACTCGGCGCGGGGCCCTCCCCCACGGCCGCCCTCCCCCTCGTCGGCGCCGCGTCACCGCGGATCCTCGCCGCGCTCCGCGCCCCGCACCGCCTGGTCCGGCGCTACGGCACGGAGGCGCCGACCGTCCACGCCCTGGGCACCCGGGACCCACGCCTGCGCGCACCCGTGCTGGAGGGCCACCCCGTCACCCGCGCCGAACTCCTGTGGGCCGTACGCCAGGAGGGTGCCCTCGACGAGTCCGACCTCCTGGACCGCCGCACCCGGATCGGCCTCGTACCGTCCGACCGCACGACAGCACTGGAAGCCGCGCGCGAGGTGCTGGGCGAGACACTGGGCTCCCGGTGA
- a CDS encoding lipoprotein, with product MVVALLLSAALTACSGTSREGASTGRPAEATDATGTSVRSGGTIGARGSVCELPVTFDIAEDWKAGAVDPAPAGDSPAGEEVADALLRQGPVTTVCEVDAKPAGNIGFLRVFTGPPGAGDARTVLRAFVAAEEDVRGETYRSFTTGGLEGVEVEYVRTSELLDEPKKERALAVGTAQGPVVLHLGGMDTEEHEQMLPAYELARRTLRNA from the coding sequence ATGGTGGTGGCGCTGCTGCTGAGCGCGGCGCTGACGGCGTGTTCGGGGACCTCGCGCGAAGGCGCGTCCACCGGGCGACCGGCGGAGGCGACGGACGCGACAGGCACGTCGGTCCGCAGCGGGGGCACGATCGGCGCCCGGGGCTCGGTGTGCGAGCTTCCCGTCACCTTCGACATCGCCGAGGACTGGAAGGCCGGGGCGGTGGATCCGGCGCCGGCGGGCGACTCCCCCGCCGGCGAGGAGGTCGCGGACGCGCTGCTGCGCCAGGGCCCGGTGACCACCGTGTGCGAGGTCGACGCCAAGCCCGCGGGGAACATCGGTTTCCTCCGCGTGTTCACCGGTCCCCCGGGCGCGGGGGACGCGAGAACGGTACTGCGGGCCTTCGTGGCCGCCGAGGAGGACGTGCGCGGGGAGACGTACCGCTCGTTCACGACGGGCGGACTCGAAGGCGTCGAAGTCGAGTACGTGCGGACGAGCGAGCTGCTGGACGAGCCGAAGAAGGAACGCGCCCTGGCCGTCGGCACCGCCCAGGGCCCCGTGGTCCTGCACCTCGGCGGTATGGACACCGAGGAACACGAGCAGATGCTCCCCGCCTACGAACTCGCCAGGAGGACCCTGCGCAACGCCTGA
- a CDS encoding low molecular weight protein-tyrosine-phosphatase — protein MHICFVCSGNICRSPSAALVFAERLRRAGLTDEVRVSSAGIGPWHAGEAIDERAGEVLARKGYPVRHVAAQVGAEHLDADLLLAMDRGHEKALRRLVDDPSRVRLLRSFDPDATGDLDVPDPYYGGPEGFEQALAMIEAATPGLLDWVRERLPA, from the coding sequence GTGCACATCTGTTTCGTCTGCAGCGGGAACATCTGCCGGTCGCCGTCCGCGGCGCTCGTGTTCGCCGAGCGATTGCGCCGGGCGGGGCTCACGGACGAGGTCCGGGTCAGCAGCGCCGGCATCGGCCCGTGGCACGCCGGGGAGGCCATCGACGAGCGGGCCGGTGAGGTACTGGCCCGGAAGGGCTACCCGGTCCGGCACGTCGCCGCCCAGGTCGGCGCCGAGCATCTGGACGCCGACCTGCTGCTGGCCATGGACCGCGGTCACGAGAAGGCGCTGCGCCGGCTCGTCGACGACCCGTCCCGGGTGCGGCTGCTGCGCTCCTTCGACCCGGACGCGACCGGGGACCTGGACGTACCCGACCCGTACTACGGCGGCCCGGAGGGGTTCGAGCAGGCGCTGGCCATGATCGAGGCCGCGACCCCGGGCCTGCTCGACTGGGTGCGCGAGCGCCTGCCCGCGTGA
- a CDS encoding fructosamine kinase family protein, producing MTGRAATGRSPSAANPTEVTLDDGAVVVVKRDEDPEAVLAEAAGLRWLAEAGAVRVPAVHGHDRHWLVTDRVPAGRPTPGAAARFGRDLAALHAAGAPAFGAAPPGGPREAYIGLAPMRNVPGADWPGWYAEHRVLPYLRRAVDDGTLRPAEAAVIERVRERLPELAGPAEPPARLHGDLWNGNVLWGADDEVWLIDPAAHGGHRETDLAMLQLFGCPHLDRVLDGYQQVAPLADGWAGRVGLHQLFPLLVHTVLFGRGYAEQAVAAARGAGG from the coding sequence CTGACCGGGCGTGCGGCGACCGGTCGCAGCCCGTCTGCGGCGAACCCCACCGAGGTGACCCTCGACGACGGCGCGGTGGTCGTGGTCAAGCGCGATGAGGATCCGGAGGCGGTGCTCGCCGAGGCCGCGGGGCTGCGCTGGCTCGCCGAGGCGGGCGCGGTGCGGGTCCCCGCCGTGCACGGCCACGACCGCCACTGGCTGGTCACCGACCGGGTTCCAGCCGGCCGGCCCACTCCAGGGGCGGCGGCGCGGTTCGGCCGTGACCTGGCCGCCCTGCACGCCGCCGGGGCGCCCGCGTTCGGTGCCGCTCCGCCCGGCGGGCCGCGGGAGGCGTACATCGGGCTCGCGCCGATGCGCAACGTTCCCGGCGCCGACTGGCCGGGCTGGTACGCCGAGCACCGGGTGCTCCCCTATCTGCGCCGCGCGGTCGACGACGGCACCCTGCGCCCCGCCGAGGCGGCCGTGATCGAACGCGTACGGGAACGGCTGCCCGAACTGGCCGGTCCCGCCGAACCGCCCGCGCGACTCCACGGCGACCTGTGGAACGGCAACGTGCTGTGGGGCGCGGACGACGAGGTCTGGCTGATCGACCCGGCCGCGCACGGCGGGCACCGGGAGACCGACCTGGCGATGCTGCAGCTGTTCGGCTGCCCGCACCTGGACCGCGTCCTGGACGGATACCAGCAGGTCGCGCCGCTCGCCGACGGCTGGGCCGGCCGCGTCGGACTGCACCAGCTCTTCCCGCTGCTGGTGCACACGGTGCTCTTCGGACGCGGGTACGCCGAACAGGCGGTCGCCGCGGCCCGCGGCGCCGGCGGGTGA
- a CDS encoding SRPBCC family protein, giving the protein MYATRVSRWVRASPAAVYRALTDPDVVAGWRVPDGMTAQVHTFDAREGGTFRVSLSYDEPGGRGKSGAHTDTYRGHFARLVPDRLVVEVLAFETDEDALHGTMTMTTSLAEVDGGTEVVIVHEGIPDEVPRGDNELGTRMALDNLARLVEGEG; this is encoded by the coding sequence ATGTATGCCACACGGGTCTCACGGTGGGTGCGGGCGTCTCCCGCCGCCGTCTACCGGGCCCTCACCGACCCGGACGTGGTGGCGGGATGGCGCGTCCCCGACGGCATGACCGCTCAAGTCCACACGTTCGACGCCCGTGAGGGCGGCACGTTCCGGGTGTCCCTCTCGTACGACGAGCCGGGCGGCCGGGGCAAGTCCGGTGCCCACACGGACACCTACCGCGGGCACTTCGCCCGGCTCGTGCCCGATCGACTGGTGGTCGAGGTGCTCGCGTTCGAGACCGACGAGGACGCCCTGCACGGCACGATGACGATGACCACGTCACTGGCCGAGGTGGACGGCGGGACGGAGGTCGTGATCGTGCACGAGGGCATCCCCGACGAGGTGCCGCGCGGGGACAACGAGCTGGGGACGCGCATGGCTCTGGACAACCTCGCCCGGCTGGTGGAGGGCGAAGGGTAG
- a CDS encoding GAF and ANTAR domain-containing protein, with amino-acid sequence MDWREFAEQMAQLARRLLAQDSAQETLDEIVQAAVELIDGCEASGILALRKGRAVTLAARGDMVEESDRLQGEVGEGPCFDAARRVDGDRLFRIADLTQPQPAWPRYAPAARELGIGSMMGFLLYTHDQDFGALNLYSSRPGSFTKDSETAGWLFASHAAVAVAGARTVDQLEHALDTRHAIGEAMGILRERHGLSEEDAFAVLRRISQHHNIKIRDVAQTIRTDAPKQS; translated from the coding sequence ATGGACTGGCGCGAGTTCGCCGAACAGATGGCCCAGCTGGCCCGGCGCCTGCTGGCCCAGGACTCCGCGCAGGAGACGCTCGACGAGATCGTCCAGGCGGCCGTCGAGCTGATCGACGGGTGCGAGGCGTCCGGGATCCTGGCCCTGCGCAAGGGGCGCGCCGTGACGCTGGCCGCCCGCGGGGACATGGTCGAGGAGTCCGACCGGTTGCAGGGCGAGGTCGGCGAGGGCCCCTGCTTCGACGCGGCCCGCCGCGTCGACGGGGACCGCCTCTTCCGCATCGCCGACCTCACGCAGCCGCAGCCGGCGTGGCCGCGGTACGCGCCGGCCGCCCGCGAACTGGGCATCGGCAGCATGATGGGTTTCCTGCTGTACACCCACGACCAGGACTTCGGTGCGCTCAACCTCTACTCCAGCCGTCCCGGCTCCTTCACCAAGGACAGCGAGACCGCCGGCTGGCTGTTCGCCTCGCACGCCGCCGTCGCCGTGGCGGGTGCCAGAACCGTCGACCAGCTCGAACACGCGCTGGACACCCGGCACGCCATCGGTGAGGCCATGGGCATCCTGCGGGAGCGCCACGGCCTGAGCGAGGAGGACGCCTTCGCCGTCCTGCGCCGCATCTCCCAGCACCACAACATCAAGATCCGCGACGTCGCGCAGACCATCCGTACCGACGCCCCCAAGCAGAGCTGA
- a CDS encoding SpoIIE family protein phosphatase/ATP-binding protein, with translation MVRLPGRTGSRSARRPSGRRLQLASGPARRARELAGHGRSGRSRPSGLRSLGGRSVAGQVFLLQVAIVVLLVAAAVVALVLQVRHDSDQEARNRSLAVAETFANAPGTREALAAPDPTAVLQARAEAARKEAHVDFLVVMNTKGVRYTHPEPDRIGQTFVGTIRPALAGGTVVEQVDGTLGPLVQAVVPVRAPDGKVVGLVSAGITTRNAGGLADRQLPVVLGAAAVALALATAGTALVTRRLLRQTHGLGPREMTRMYEHHDAVLHSVREGVIIVGDDGRLLLANDEAQRLLGLPEDAEHRPVLDLGLDPGTAELLASGRIATDEVHRVGDRLLAVNQRPTDMPGGPSGSVATLRDSTELRALSGRAEQARGRLSLLYDAGVGVGTTLDVARTAEELVKVAVPRFADFATVDLYDAVLAGEDPDPGAALRRTACAGIRENTPLYPLGQEIRFVPSTPQALSLKTRRAVLEPRLEAAPGWQAQDVERTERVLAFGIHSLISVPVRAGNLVLGLVSFWRSEKDEPFDSEELALAEELVARAAVSIDNARRYTREHGLAVTLQRSLLPRSLPEQNALDIAYRYLPAQAGVGGDWFDVLPLSGARVALVVGDVVGHGLHAAATMGRLRTAVSNFSALDLPPEELLGLLDELVGRIDQDETADSAGVPVTGATCMYAIYDPVSRRCAVARAGHPPPAVVGPDGDVTFPDVPAGPPLGLGGLPFETAELELAEGSRLVLYTDGLVMDRERDIDTGLEQLRTALASAGESPEDTCRAVLDVRRPFRPVDDIALLVARTRALGPGQVAEWDVPGEAAAVGAVRAAVSRRLAEWGLEELTFTTELILSELVTNAIRYGAEPIRVRVLRDRALICEVFDSSNTSPHLRYAASTDEGGRGLFLVAQLAERWGTRYTPTGKAIWAEQPLP, from the coding sequence ATGGTCCGACTCCCGGGTCGTACCGGCTCCCGGTCGGCCCGCCGTCCCAGCGGACGGCGTCTCCAGCTCGCGTCCGGCCCAGCCCGGCGGGCGCGCGAGCTGGCCGGGCATGGCCGATCGGGGCGGAGCAGACCGTCCGGGCTGCGATCGCTCGGCGGGCGCAGCGTCGCCGGGCAGGTGTTCCTGCTCCAGGTCGCCATCGTGGTGCTGCTGGTCGCGGCGGCCGTGGTGGCGCTGGTGCTTCAGGTGCGGCACGACAGCGACCAGGAGGCCCGCAACCGCTCGCTCGCCGTCGCCGAGACGTTCGCCAACGCCCCGGGCACCCGGGAGGCGCTCGCCGCCCCGGACCCGACGGCGGTGCTGCAAGCGCGGGCCGAGGCGGCCCGCAAGGAGGCGCACGTCGACTTCCTCGTCGTGATGAACACCAAGGGGGTCCGCTACACCCACCCCGAGCCGGACCGTATCGGCCAGACGTTCGTCGGCACCATCCGGCCGGCGCTGGCCGGCGGCACGGTCGTCGAGCAGGTCGACGGGACGCTCGGGCCGCTGGTGCAGGCCGTGGTACCGGTCCGGGCGCCGGACGGCAAGGTGGTGGGCCTGGTGTCGGCCGGCATCACCACCAGGAACGCCGGCGGCCTCGCGGACCGGCAGCTGCCGGTCGTCCTGGGCGCCGCGGCCGTGGCGCTGGCCCTGGCCACGGCGGGGACCGCGCTGGTCACCCGCCGGCTGCTGCGCCAGACCCACGGGCTCGGCCCCCGGGAGATGACCCGGATGTACGAGCACCACGACGCGGTGCTGCACTCCGTGCGGGAAGGCGTCATCATCGTCGGCGACGACGGAAGGCTGCTGCTGGCCAACGACGAGGCACAGCGACTGCTCGGCCTGCCCGAGGACGCCGAGCACCGGCCCGTGCTCGACCTCGGACTCGACCCCGGGACCGCCGAACTGCTGGCCTCCGGCCGGATCGCCACCGACGAGGTGCACCGGGTCGGCGACCGGCTGCTGGCGGTCAACCAGCGGCCCACGGACATGCCGGGCGGCCCGTCGGGCAGTGTGGCCACGCTGCGCGACTCCACGGAGCTGCGCGCCCTGTCCGGCCGGGCGGAGCAGGCGCGGGGGCGGCTCAGCCTGCTCTACGACGCCGGGGTGGGCGTCGGCACGACCCTGGACGTGGCCCGGACCGCGGAGGAACTCGTCAAGGTCGCCGTTCCCCGGTTCGCGGACTTCGCCACCGTGGACCTGTACGACGCCGTGCTGGCCGGCGAGGACCCGGATCCGGGGGCCGCGCTGCGCCGTACGGCCTGCGCCGGGATCCGCGAGAACACACCGCTCTACCCGCTGGGGCAGGAGATCCGCTTCGTCCCCTCCACTCCGCAGGCACTCAGCCTGAAGACCCGCCGGGCGGTCCTCGAGCCCCGGCTGGAGGCGGCCCCGGGCTGGCAGGCCCAGGACGTCGAGCGCACCGAGCGGGTGCTGGCGTTCGGCATCCACTCCCTGATCAGCGTGCCCGTGCGGGCGGGCAATCTGGTGCTGGGCCTGGTCAGCTTCTGGCGGTCGGAGAAGGACGAGCCCTTCGACTCCGAGGAGCTGGCCCTCGCCGAGGAACTGGTCGCCCGGGCCGCCGTCTCCATCGACAACGCCCGCCGCTACACCCGCGAGCACGGGCTGGCGGTCACCCTTCAGCGCAGCCTGCTGCCGCGCAGCCTGCCCGAGCAGAACGCGCTGGACATCGCCTACCGCTATCTGCCCGCGCAGGCGGGCGTGGGCGGGGACTGGTTCGACGTGCTGCCGCTGTCCGGGGCGCGGGTCGCGCTCGTCGTAGGCGACGTGGTCGGCCACGGGCTGCACGCCGCGGCCACGATGGGGCGGCTGCGGACCGCGGTCAGCAACTTCTCCGCCCTGGACCTGCCGCCCGAGGAGCTGCTCGGGCTGCTGGACGAGCTGGTCGGCCGTATCGACCAGGACGAGACGGCGGACAGTGCCGGCGTGCCCGTCACCGGCGCGACCTGCATGTACGCGATCTACGATCCGGTCTCGCGCCGGTGCGCGGTCGCCCGCGCCGGCCATCCGCCGCCCGCCGTGGTCGGGCCCGACGGGGACGTGACGTTCCCCGACGTGCCCGCCGGCCCCCCGCTCGGGCTGGGCGGGCTGCCGTTCGAGACGGCGGAGCTGGAACTGGCGGAGGGCAGCCGGCTGGTCCTGTACACGGACGGGCTCGTGATGGACCGGGAGCGGGACATCGACACGGGCCTCGAGCAGCTGCGCACCGCTCTCGCCTCGGCCGGCGAGTCGCCGGAGGACACGTGCCGGGCCGTCCTGGACGTCCGGCGGCCGTTCCGGCCGGTGGACGACATCGCCCTGCTCGTCGCCCGCACCCGTGCCCTGGGGCCCGGGCAGGTCGCCGAGTGGGACGTGCCCGGGGAGGCGGCGGCCGTCGGGGCCGTGCGCGCGGCGGTGAGCCGGCGGCTCGCGGAGTGGGGGCTGGAGGAGCTGACGTTCACCACCGAGCTGATCCTGAGCGAGCTGGTCACCAACGCGATCCGGTACGGCGCCGAACCCATCCGGGTCCGGGTGCTGCGTGACCGCGCCCTGATCTGCGAGGTCTTCGACAGCAGCAACACCTCCCCGCACCTGCGCTATGCGGCGAGCACGGACGAGGGAGGCCGCGGGCTGTTCCTCGTCGCGCAGCTCGCCGAGCGGTGGGGCACCCGCTACACGCCCACCGGCAAGGCCATATGGGCCGAGCAGCCGCTGCCCTGA
- a CDS encoding chitosanase: protein MHDTPGTTAPAGAARRSVLALIGGSLVALPLLGARGVAAAPGLDSPAKKEIAMKLVSSAENSTLDWKAQYAYIEDLGDGRGYTAGIVGFCSGTGDMLGLVRHYTDRRPRNVLAGYLPALRRVHGTDSHGGLDPGFPEDWRRAARDTAFQRAQNDERDRVYFDPAVAQGKADGLRALGQFAYYDAIVMHGGGGLTGFRGIRERALRTALPPARGGDEVTYLNAFLDARLWAMRQEPAHRETSRVDTGQRVFLRQGNLDLEPPLDWKVYGDGYRIR from the coding sequence GTGCACGACACCCCCGGAACGACCGCGCCGGCCGGCGCGGCCCGCCGCAGCGTCCTCGCCCTGATCGGCGGCTCGCTCGTCGCCCTCCCGCTCCTCGGCGCCCGGGGCGTCGCCGCGGCCCCGGGCCTGGACAGCCCCGCGAAGAAGGAGATCGCCATGAAACTGGTGTCGAGCGCGGAGAACTCCACGCTCGACTGGAAGGCCCAGTACGCGTACATCGAGGACCTCGGCGACGGACGCGGCTACACGGCCGGCATCGTCGGCTTCTGCTCCGGCACCGGCGACATGCTCGGCCTGGTGCGGCACTACACCGACCGCAGGCCGCGCAACGTACTGGCCGGGTACCTCCCGGCACTGCGCCGCGTGCACGGCACCGACTCGCACGGGGGACTGGACCCCGGCTTCCCCGAGGACTGGCGCCGGGCGGCGCGGGACACCGCGTTCCAGCGGGCCCAGAACGACGAGCGCGACCGCGTCTACTTCGACCCGGCCGTCGCACAGGGCAAGGCCGACGGGCTGCGCGCCCTCGGCCAGTTCGCCTACTACGACGCGATCGTGATGCACGGCGGCGGTGGCCTGACCGGCTTCCGCGGCATCCGCGAGCGGGCCTTGCGCACGGCCCTCCCCCCGGCCCGGGGCGGCGACGAGGTGACGTATCTGAACGCGTTCCTCGACGCACGCCTGTGGGCCATGCGACAGGAGCCGGCCCACCGTGAGACCAGCAGGGTCGACACCGGGCAGCGGGTCTTCCTGCGCCAGGGCAACCTCGATCTGGAACCGCCGCTGGACTGGAAGGTGTACGGGGACGGCTACCGCATCCGCTAA